One part of the Candidatus Aquiluna sp. UB-MaderosW2red genome encodes these proteins:
- the rsmH gene encoding 16S rRNA (cytosine(1402)-N(4))-methyltransferase RsmH, with protein sequence MNQSTSDLHTPVLLERCLELLAPSVSGDNSIVIDCTLGLGGHSQALLEAHPTLRVIGIDRDPRAIELASERLSAFGARFSAHLAVYDQILDVLAELGISKVNGVLMDLGVSSMQLDEAGRGFSYAKDAVLDMRMDQSSGRTAAEILARYSEEELTHIFKKFGEERFSGPIAKRIVQDRKLAPIETSSQLNKIVTQIVPSAPGKTTGHPAKRIYQALRIAANDELGALERSLPQAIEVLAPMGRIVVMSYHSLEDGIVKQALQAGSVSSTPIDLPFELPGTGAILKIITKGVERAGEIELSANPRAASARLRAAEKLEVKE encoded by the coding sequence ATGAACCAGTCAACTTCTGATCTCCACACACCGGTGCTGCTTGAGCGTTGTCTCGAACTATTGGCCCCCTCTGTCTCGGGCGATAACTCGATAGTCATTGATTGCACACTTGGACTTGGTGGCCATAGCCAAGCGCTTTTAGAAGCTCATCCGACTCTTCGCGTCATTGGCATTGATCGTGACCCGAGAGCAATCGAATTGGCTAGTGAAAGACTCAGTGCTTTTGGGGCAAGGTTCAGTGCTCACCTAGCTGTTTATGACCAGATTCTCGATGTTCTAGCGGAGCTCGGGATCTCCAAGGTAAACGGCGTGCTGATGGACCTCGGGGTTAGCTCGATGCAGCTCGACGAAGCCGGGCGAGGTTTTTCCTATGCCAAAGATGCGGTACTTGACATGCGCATGGATCAGAGCTCTGGCCGCACTGCAGCAGAGATCCTGGCTCGATATTCCGAAGAAGAGCTGACACATATTTTCAAGAAATTTGGAGAGGAACGATTCTCTGGCCCAATAGCCAAGAGAATCGTGCAAGACCGGAAATTGGCGCCGATCGAAACTTCCAGCCAGCTGAACAAAATCGTGACTCAAATCGTGCCCTCGGCCCCCGGAAAAACCACGGGACACCCTGCGAAACGTATCTATCAGGCCCTAAGAATCGCCGCCAATGACGAGCTAGGCGCTTTAGAGCGCTCACTGCCGCAAGCTATTGAGGTTCTGGCCCCGATGGGCCGTATCGTCGTTATGTCATACCACTCACTGGAGGATGGGATTGTCAAACAGGCGCTACAGGCCGGCTCGGTCAGCAGCACGCCAATCGACTTGCCGTTTGAACTCCCCGGGACCGGGGCAATTCTCAAAATAATCACCAAGGGCGTCGAACGCGCTGGCGAAATCGAACTATCAGCAAACCCGAGGGCAGCATCGGCGCGCCTTCGGGCCGCAGAAAAACTAGAGGTAAAAGAATGA
- the mraZ gene encoding division/cell wall cluster transcriptional repressor MraZ: MLLGTHTLKLDEKGRLILPAKFREELEAGVVITRGQERCLYVFSQKEFEGVHEKIRQAPVTSDEARKYLRVFLSGATDETPDKQGRVLLPSILRDYGNLQKDLVIIGVGSRAEIWDAKSWNEYLLLNEEGFANQAKEVIPGLF, from the coding sequence ATGTTGCTAGGCACACACACCCTAAAACTCGACGAAAAGGGCCGCCTGATCCTTCCAGCCAAGTTTCGAGAAGAACTTGAAGCTGGAGTCGTAATTACTCGCGGTCAAGAGCGTTGCCTCTATGTTTTTTCTCAAAAAGAGTTTGAAGGGGTCCACGAAAAGATTCGTCAGGCTCCAGTTACCTCCGATGAGGCTCGCAAATATCTTCGAGTCTTTCTTTCCGGGGCCACAGACGAGACTCCGGATAAGCAGGGTCGAGTTCTTTTACCGAGCATCCTGCGCGATTACGGCAACCTGCAAAAGGATTTGGTCATCATCGGGGTTGGCTCCAGGGCGGAAATCTGGGACGCCAAGAGTTGGAATGAATATCTTTTATTGAATGAAGAGGGCTTTGCCAATCAGGCGAAGGAGGTGATTCCCGGGCTTTTCTAG
- a CDS encoding DUF3040 domain-containing protein → MALSEREQALLEEMERNLMSQDAGFANRVKNVSSTNKSASKLIAGVLVLLAGLVLLVLAVALQVAFFGVAAFIVMVIGIIIASSNFRLPEIPKVGGSSNKGSFFEDRWNQRFNKE, encoded by the coding sequence ATGGCACTTTCAGAACGCGAGCAAGCATTGCTCGAAGAGATGGAACGGAACCTGATGAGTCAGGACGCCGGCTTCGCCAACAGGGTAAAAAACGTTTCGTCCACGAATAAAAGCGCTAGCAAGCTGATAGCTGGAGTTCTAGTGCTTTTGGCTGGGCTGGTGCTGTTGGTCCTAGCGGTGGCTTTACAGGTGGCCTTTTTCGGTGTCGCGGCTTTTATCGTGATGGTAATTGGAATCATCATTGCATCGAGCAACTTCAGGCTCCCAGAAATCCCAAAAGTCGGCGGATCTAGCAACAAGGGTTCATTCTTTGAAGATCGTTGGAACCAAAGGTTTAATAAGGAGTAA